Proteins encoded together in one Microbacterium sp. zg-Y625 window:
- a CDS encoding Na+/H+ antiporter subunit A has protein sequence MLIVLGAFAILPLTLPWLVSRIGARAFYVAAVLPVIAFVHTLTRTPAVLSGEIPFETFSWIPALDIAISMRMDTLGWVMALIVTGVGALVMVYCRWYFDGKRDGVGQFCAVLLAFAGAMYGLVLTDDIVLLVMLWEVTSVLSYLLIGFYHRRGASRRAAMQALLVTTLGGLVMLIGVVLLVVHTGTTSLSGILELAPTGSVVDAALVLILVGALSKSAIFPFHFWLPGAMAAPTPVSAYLHAAAMVKAGIYLIARLAPVFALAAPWRPIVVGLGVLTMLIGGLQALRESDLKRVLAFGTVSQLGMLTAVLGYGTRDAALAGLALLISHALFKSALFLVVGVIDRQLSTRDISELSGVGRQAPTLAVFTSIAIASMVGVIPTIGFVAKEAALTAFLNEGDDGQVWAIVGLVGLVLGSVLTAAYGIRFIWGAFWTKKDAAGQPMPRTEWPDPPIGFLGAPVVLAGLTLVAGFAAPLVDGVLATYADAAPVASPGVPAPDHVYHLALWHGLEPALWLSLGSIACGAALFWLVKRLGAPRRLLPFTAAGVYNLVLRGIARLAVVTVSVTQRGSLPLYVGTIFVVFVAAEATALLASPEWRMNLDAWQSPTQLLVAPLMIIAAIVAVRARKRYTGVVLVSVTGLGMVVLFATSGAPDLALTQVLVETVTLVAFALVLRRIPARLGEHNASVLPVARAVLAVAVGLTMAMVAVVATGARIHEPVSAAFPELAYELGHGKNVVNVALVDLRGWDTMGELSVLILAATGVASLVFVTHRADTLSRAVSPLPNLSVRTRRPLVDTDEGPRPQTADNRGAPRTWLVGGQRVRPENRSIMLEVIVRILFHTIMLVSIYLLFAGHNLPGGGFAGGLVAGMGLVMRYVAGGRYELGAAAPTDAGRLLGAGMALAVLSAVVPLLFGQAPLTSTFWEAELPLLGHVEFVTSTIFDVGVYLVVIGLVLDVLRSLGAEVDRQTQELRDKGVTASWMSH, from the coding sequence ATGCTGATAGTCCTCGGCGCGTTCGCGATCCTTCCGCTCACGCTGCCGTGGCTGGTCAGCCGCATCGGTGCCCGCGCGTTCTACGTTGCGGCCGTGCTCCCGGTGATCGCGTTCGTGCACACGCTGACGCGGACGCCCGCCGTGCTGTCGGGCGAGATCCCGTTCGAAACGTTCTCGTGGATCCCGGCGCTCGACATAGCGATCTCGATGCGCATGGACACCCTCGGCTGGGTCATGGCGCTGATCGTCACCGGCGTCGGCGCGCTCGTGATGGTCTACTGCCGCTGGTACTTCGACGGCAAGCGCGACGGTGTGGGCCAGTTCTGCGCCGTGCTGCTGGCGTTCGCCGGTGCCATGTACGGCCTCGTGCTCACCGACGACATCGTTCTGCTGGTCATGCTCTGGGAAGTCACGAGCGTGCTGTCGTACCTGCTCATCGGCTTCTACCACCGTCGCGGAGCGAGCCGTCGCGCCGCGATGCAGGCGCTGCTGGTGACGACGCTCGGGGGCCTCGTCATGCTGATCGGCGTGGTGCTGCTGGTGGTGCACACCGGCACGACGAGCCTCTCCGGCATCCTCGAGCTCGCCCCCACCGGCTCCGTGGTCGACGCCGCGCTCGTGCTGATCCTGGTCGGAGCGCTGAGCAAGTCGGCCATCTTCCCCTTCCACTTCTGGCTGCCCGGCGCCATGGCCGCGCCCACGCCGGTGAGCGCGTACCTGCACGCCGCCGCCATGGTCAAGGCCGGCATCTACCTCATCGCCCGCCTCGCGCCGGTGTTCGCACTGGCGGCGCCGTGGCGGCCGATCGTCGTGGGGCTCGGCGTTCTCACGATGCTCATCGGCGGGCTGCAGGCCCTGCGGGAATCGGACCTCAAGCGCGTCCTCGCCTTCGGCACGGTGAGCCAGCTCGGCATGCTGACCGCGGTGCTGGGGTACGGCACGCGCGACGCCGCGCTGGCGGGGCTGGCCCTGCTCATCAGCCACGCCCTCTTCAAGTCCGCGCTCTTCCTCGTGGTCGGCGTCATCGACCGCCAGCTGTCCACGCGTGACATCTCGGAGCTCTCCGGCGTCGGGCGGCAGGCGCCCACACTCGCGGTGTTCACGAGCATCGCGATCGCCTCGATGGTCGGCGTCATCCCCACCATCGGGTTCGTGGCCAAGGAGGCCGCCCTCACCGCGTTCCTGAACGAGGGCGACGACGGCCAGGTGTGGGCGATCGTCGGTCTCGTGGGACTCGTCCTCGGGTCCGTGCTCACGGCGGCATATGGCATCCGGTTCATCTGGGGGGCGTTCTGGACGAAGAAGGATGCCGCCGGGCAGCCCATGCCGCGAACGGAATGGCCCGATCCGCCGATCGGCTTCCTCGGTGCGCCCGTGGTGCTCGCCGGACTCACGCTCGTGGCCGGCTTCGCCGCCCCGCTGGTCGACGGTGTTCTCGCGACGTACGCCGACGCCGCTCCGGTGGCCAGCCCTGGTGTGCCGGCCCCCGATCACGTCTACCACCTCGCGCTCTGGCATGGGCTCGAGCCGGCGCTGTGGCTTTCGCTGGGCTCGATCGCGTGCGGGGCCGCGCTGTTCTGGCTGGTCAAGCGCCTCGGCGCGCCGCGGCGCCTGCTCCCGTTCACCGCGGCCGGGGTCTACAACCTGGTGCTGCGGGGCATCGCGCGGCTGGCGGTCGTGACCGTGTCGGTCACCCAGCGAGGATCGCTGCCCCTCTACGTCGGGACGATCTTCGTCGTCTTCGTCGCCGCGGAGGCCACGGCGCTGCTCGCGTCGCCCGAGTGGAGGATGAATCTCGACGCCTGGCAGTCGCCGACGCAGCTGCTCGTCGCCCCGCTCATGATCATCGCCGCCATCGTCGCGGTCCGCGCCCGCAAGCGGTACACCGGCGTGGTGCTGGTGTCGGTGACGGGCCTCGGGATGGTCGTGCTCTTCGCCACCAGCGGCGCCCCCGACCTCGCGCTGACGCAGGTGCTCGTCGAGACGGTCACGCTCGTCGCATTCGCGCTGGTGCTGCGCCGCATCCCCGCCCGCCTGGGCGAGCACAACGCCTCGGTGCTGCCGGTGGCCCGCGCCGTGCTGGCCGTGGCGGTCGGCCTCACGATGGCGATGGTCGCCGTCGTCGCGACCGGCGCCCGCATCCACGAGCCGGTCTCGGCGGCTTTCCCGGAACTGGCGTACGAGCTGGGTCACGGCAAGAACGTCGTGAACGTGGCGCTGGTGGACCTCCGTGGCTGGGACACGATGGGGGAGCTGTCGGTGCTCATCCTGGCAGCCACCGGCGTGGCATCCCTCGTGTTCGTCACGCATCGGGCCGACACCCTGTCGCGCGCCGTCTCACCGCTGCCGAATCTGTCGGTGCGCACGCGGCGTCCGCTCGTCGACACCGACGAGGGCCCGCGTCCGCAGACCGCCGACAACCGCGGGGCCCCCCGCACCTGGCTGGTCGGCGGTCAGCGCGTCAGGCCCGAGAACCGCTCGATCATGCTCGAGGTGATCGTGCGCATCCTCTTCCACACGATCATGCTCGTGTCGATCTACCTGCTCTTCGCCGGCCACAACCTTCCGGGAGGTGGCTTCGCGGGCGGCCTCGTCGCCGGCATGGGGCTCGTCATGCGGTACGTCGCGGGCGGTCGCTATGAGCTCGGCGCCGCAGCGCCGACCGACGCCGGCCGTCTGCTGGGCGCCGGCATGGCGCTGGCTGTCCTGTCCGCCGTCGTGCCGCTGCTGTTCGGCCAGGCGCCGCTGACGAGCACCTTCTGGGAGGCCGAGCTTCCCCTGCTCGGACACGTCGAATTCGTCACCTCGACCATCTTCGACGTCGGCGTGTACCTCGTGGTGATCGGACTCGTCCTCGACGTGCTGCGGAGCCTGGGGGCCGAGGTCGACCGTCAGACGCAGGAGCTGCGTGACAAGGGGGTGACCGCTTCGTGGATGTCTCACTGA
- a CDS encoding Na(+)/H(+) antiporter subunit C, giving the protein MDVSLTLIVIMAVLFAAGVYAMLERSLTRVLIGFLLLGNAANLFLLVVMGQPGTAPFFGEADPEQMSDPLPQALTLTAIVITFAVSAFLLALIYRSWQLGQADTVEDDAEDVAVRERSAVDEDSMDDEVSDDDDDATTDFVGVETAPITVLHAKDVPGLRDDAPTDRPHRGADR; this is encoded by the coding sequence GTGGATGTCTCACTGACCCTGATCGTCATCATGGCGGTGCTCTTCGCCGCCGGTGTCTATGCCATGCTCGAGCGCAGCCTCACCCGCGTGCTCATCGGGTTCCTGCTGCTGGGCAACGCCGCCAACCTGTTCCTCTTGGTCGTCATGGGGCAGCCCGGCACGGCTCCGTTCTTCGGCGAGGCGGATCCCGAGCAGATGAGCGACCCGCTGCCGCAGGCGCTCACCCTGACGGCCATCGTCATCACGTTCGCGGTGTCGGCGTTCCTGCTCGCTCTCATCTACCGGTCCTGGCAGCTCGGCCAGGCCGACACCGTCGAGGACGACGCCGAGGATGTCGCCGTGCGCGAGCGCAGCGCCGTCGACGAGGACTCGATGGACGACGAGGTCAGCGACGACGACGACGACGCGACGACGGACTTCGTCGGCGTCGAGACCGCACCGATCACGGTGCTGCACGCGAAGGACGTCCCCGGCTTGCGCGACGACGCCCCCACCGACCGACCCCACCGCGGAGCCGACCGATGA
- a CDS encoding Na+/H+ antiporter subunit D produces the protein MSALVPLLVTLPLLGAAVALIAGRHRRTQVVVSVLTLSLVCIIAAVLLVTVDSSDLPIAVSVGGWPIPFGIVLYVDRLAALLVMVSSIVLLAVLLFSVGQGAADGDDDTPVSIFHPSYLILAAGIFNAFIAGDLFNLYVGFEILLVASYVLITLGGTESRIRTGVVYIVVSLVSSILFLSAIAAIYGALGTVNMAQLSQRMGELPQETQLVLHVMLLVAFSIKAAVFPLSFWLPDSYPTAPAPVTAVFAGLLTKVGVYAMIRTETQIFRENDVNTVLLIVALATMVVGVLGAVAQAELKRILSFTLVSHIGYMVFGLAIATPAAIGATVYYTVHHIVVQTTLFLAVGLVERRAGSTSILKVRGLMRAAPLLAVLYFIPAINLGGLPPFSGFIGKFALFDAAASVGTPLMMVVIVGGIVTSLLTLYALVRAWNLAFWREDDEEHGEPENEARLAYLGAAPAAAAQTKRRVIPRIMTAATTGMVALTIALSVFAGPLYDVCARIGASLMDPVTLVQLEEGGQP, from the coding sequence ATGAGCGCGCTGGTTCCCCTGCTCGTCACCCTTCCGCTGCTGGGTGCGGCCGTCGCGCTGATCGCCGGCCGCCACCGGCGCACGCAGGTCGTCGTCTCGGTGCTGACGCTGAGCCTGGTGTGCATCATCGCCGCCGTGCTGCTGGTCACCGTCGACTCCTCCGACCTGCCGATCGCCGTCTCGGTGGGCGGGTGGCCGATCCCCTTCGGCATCGTTCTGTACGTCGACCGGCTCGCCGCGCTCCTGGTGATGGTCTCGAGCATCGTGCTGCTCGCGGTGCTGCTGTTCTCGGTCGGGCAGGGCGCCGCCGACGGTGACGATGACACGCCGGTGTCGATCTTCCACCCCTCCTACCTGATCCTCGCCGCCGGCATCTTCAACGCCTTCATCGCCGGTGACCTGTTCAACCTCTACGTCGGCTTCGAGATCCTGCTGGTCGCCTCGTACGTGCTGATCACGCTCGGCGGCACGGAATCGCGCATCCGCACCGGCGTGGTCTACATCGTCGTGTCGCTGGTCTCCTCGATCCTCTTCCTCTCGGCGATCGCCGCGATCTACGGGGCCCTCGGCACCGTCAACATGGCGCAGCTGTCGCAGCGGATGGGGGAGCTCCCCCAGGAGACCCAGCTGGTGCTGCACGTGATGCTGCTGGTCGCCTTCAGCATCAAGGCGGCCGTCTTCCCGCTGTCGTTCTGGCTGCCCGACTCGTATCCGACCGCACCGGCGCCGGTCACCGCCGTGTTCGCCGGGCTGCTGACGAAGGTCGGCGTCTACGCGATGATCCGCACCGAGACGCAGATCTTCCGCGAGAACGACGTCAACACCGTGCTGCTGATCGTCGCCCTCGCCACGATGGTCGTCGGCGTGCTCGGCGCCGTTGCCCAGGCCGAGCTCAAACGCATCCTGTCGTTCACGCTGGTGAGCCATATCGGCTACATGGTCTTCGGCCTGGCCATCGCCACCCCGGCGGCCATCGGGGCGACGGTCTACTACACGGTGCACCACATCGTCGTGCAGACGACGCTCTTCCTCGCGGTGGGCCTCGTGGAGCGCCGCGCCGGCTCCACGTCGATCCTCAAGGTGCGTGGGCTCATGCGGGCCGCCCCGCTGCTGGCGGTGCTCTACTTCATCCCGGCGATCAACCTCGGCGGACTGCCGCCCTTCTCGGGGTTCATCGGCAAGTTCGCACTCTTCGACGCCGCTGCCTCCGTCGGCACCCCGCTCATGATGGTCGTCATCGTCGGCGGCATCGTCACGAGCCTGCTGACCCTGTACGCCCTCGTCCGCGCGTGGAACCTGGCCTTCTGGCGCGAGGACGACGAGGAGCACGGCGAGCCCGAGAACGAGGCGCGCCTGGCCTACCTGGGGGCCGCTCCCGCCGCAGCCGCTCAGACCAAGCGCCGGGTCATCCCGCGCATCATGACGGCGGCGACCACCGGCATGGTCGCCCTGACCATCGCCCTGTCGGTCTTCGCCGGTCCGCTCTACGACGTGTGCGCGCGCATCGGCGCGTCGCTGATGGACCCGGTCACCCTGGTGCAGCTCGAAGAGGGGGGCCAGCCGTGA
- a CDS encoding Na+/H+ antiporter subunit E: protein MSPERHSPLSQLWRQLPFFVWLIALWMLLWGQFTVLGLVSGLVVAVFVTRVFRLPPVELSGRINLWHGLVFVVTFFVAVVRGSLLVAWQVLNPTRYPGTAVIAVPLRTDDDLVMTHVGVTASLIPGSLVVEADRDRRILYLHVIGVSSDDDVRMQRQAIQGWEARIVRAVGSQAQLEKIRAAAVDTPRQGGAPL, encoded by the coding sequence GTGAGCCCCGAGCGTCACTCGCCGCTGTCGCAGCTGTGGCGGCAGCTGCCGTTCTTCGTCTGGCTGATCGCGCTGTGGATGCTGCTGTGGGGCCAGTTCACCGTGCTCGGCCTGGTGAGCGGCCTGGTGGTCGCGGTCTTCGTCACCCGCGTGTTCCGGCTTCCGCCCGTGGAGCTCTCCGGCCGGATCAACCTCTGGCACGGTCTGGTCTTCGTCGTCACGTTCTTCGTCGCCGTCGTCCGGGGTTCGCTGCTGGTGGCCTGGCAGGTGCTCAATCCCACCCGCTACCCGGGCACCGCCGTCATCGCCGTGCCGCTGCGTACCGACGACGACCTCGTCATGACGCACGTCGGGGTCACCGCCTCGCTCATCCCGGGCTCCCTCGTCGTCGAGGCGGACCGAGACCGCCGCATCCTCTATCTGCACGTCATCGGGGTCTCGAGCGACGACGATGTGCGGATGCAGCGGCAGGCCATCCAGGGGTGGGAGGCGCGGATCGTGCGTGCCGTGGGATCGCAGGCCCAGCTCGAGAAGATCCGGGCCGCGGCCGTGGACACGCCTCGCCAAGGGGGTGCACCGCTGTGA
- a CDS encoding monovalent cation/H+ antiporter complex subunit F, with product MLLIAIYVIFAAAGLLTVWRIITGPSILDRAVASDVLLTLVMCLLGAEMAINHHTRTLPVLLIIAAVGVFGSISIARFVARRDNTER from the coding sequence ATGCTGCTGATCGCGATCTACGTCATCTTCGCCGCGGCCGGGCTGCTGACGGTCTGGCGCATCATCACGGGTCCCTCGATCCTCGACCGCGCCGTGGCATCGGACGTGCTTCTCACGCTGGTGATGTGCCTGCTGGGGGCCGAGATGGCGATCAACCACCACACCCGTACGCTGCCGGTGCTGCTGATCATCGCCGCCGTCGGCGTGTTCGGCTCGATCTCGATCGCGCGTTTCGTCGCGAGAAGGGACAACACCGAGCGATGA
- the mnhG gene encoding monovalent cation/H(+) antiporter subunit G, translated as MNAVLDILSLVLILLGAVLCLTAAIGLLRFHDVPSRLHAATKPQVLGLILICLAVALSARSWAVVAFLVATVMVQLATAPLSAHMVGRAAYRNGTIDGRSLYVDELARSRETPPAAGG; from the coding sequence ATGAACGCCGTGCTCGACATCCTCTCCCTCGTCCTCATCCTGCTGGGCGCCGTGCTGTGCCTCACGGCCGCGATCGGGCTGCTGCGCTTCCACGACGTGCCCAGCCGACTGCACGCCGCGACGAAGCCGCAGGTGCTGGGGCTCATCCTGATCTGTCTCGCGGTGGCCCTCTCGGCGCGGTCGTGGGCGGTGGTCGCGTTCCTCGTCGCGACCGTGATGGTGCAGCTGGCCACGGCGCCGCTCTCGGCGCACATGGTGGGCCGCGCCGCCTACCGCAACGGCACGATCGACGGGCGTTCCCTGTACGTCGACGAACTGGCCCGGTCCCGCGAGACCCCGCCCGCAGCCGGCGGCTGA
- a CDS encoding alpha/beta hydrolase, with translation MPLDPFFSERLRVHRRYLIQRNVDAFRARVAGWLGVFGGAGAAEATGTAVQASGKATGARGEAGDGVGGRSPGAAPAASAQVRRAPQQDRARARARHRRAALAWDRTELATVGTPGPDLRIVDHKVPVAGYPAVRVRLYYPDGADAETLPAWLTFFGGAFRQGGIDYPTTDAACRRRAAEAGVVMVAVDYALAPEHRFPTQVEQAHAALMWLHENAPSLGVDRERLGIAGTSAGGCIAAALTLANRERSALPIRLQLLEVPVTDLTGAHIDLAATRALGIPSFLAMRELRSIAGTYLPRKADGRNELASPLRAASHAGLPEAVILTAEYDPLRRDGAEYGARLRAAGVAATVVRYQGVSHDAAIYTGALSAAREWHRQVVGVLARLHEA, from the coding sequence ATGCCCCTTGACCCGTTCTTCTCCGAGCGCCTTCGGGTGCACCGCCGATACCTGATCCAGCGCAACGTGGACGCGTTCCGCGCCCGGGTAGCCGGGTGGCTGGGGGTCTTCGGCGGCGCGGGAGCCGCCGAAGCCACCGGCACCGCGGTGCAGGCGTCGGGCAAGGCGACGGGCGCGCGCGGGGAGGCAGGCGACGGCGTCGGTGGTCGCAGCCCGGGCGCCGCGCCCGCGGCATCCGCTCAGGTTCGCCGCGCACCACAACAGGACCGCGCGCGGGCACGGGCGCGGCACCGGCGCGCCGCCCTGGCCTGGGACCGCACCGAACTGGCGACGGTGGGCACCCCCGGGCCAGACCTGCGCATCGTCGATCACAAGGTGCCGGTGGCCGGCTACCCCGCGGTGCGCGTGCGGCTGTACTACCCGGACGGCGCCGATGCCGAAACACTCCCCGCATGGCTGACGTTCTTCGGCGGGGCGTTCCGGCAGGGGGGCATCGACTACCCGACGACGGATGCCGCGTGCCGCCGCCGCGCAGCGGAGGCCGGTGTCGTCATGGTCGCGGTGGACTACGCCCTCGCGCCCGAGCACCGCTTCCCGACGCAGGTCGAGCAGGCGCACGCGGCGCTGATGTGGCTGCACGAGAACGCCCCCTCGCTCGGCGTCGACCGGGAACGCCTCGGGATCGCCGGCACCTCGGCGGGGGGATGCATCGCGGCCGCGCTGACACTGGCGAACCGCGAGCGGTCGGCCCTGCCGATCCGGCTGCAGCTGCTGGAAGTGCCGGTGACCGATCTCACCGGCGCGCACATCGACCTGGCGGCGACGCGCGCGCTCGGCATCCCGAGTTTCCTCGCGATGCGAGAGCTCCGCTCCATCGCCGGTACCTACCTGCCCCGCAAGGCCGACGGGCGCAATGAGCTGGCCTCGCCGCTGCGTGCGGCGTCGCACGCGGGTCTGCCCGAGGCGGTGATCCTCACCGCGGAGTACGATCCACTGCGGCGGGACGGCGCCGAGTACGGGGCCCGACTGCGCGCCGCCGGTGTTGCGGCAACGGTGGTGAGGTATCAGGGCGTGTCGCACGACGCGGCGATCTACACCGGGGCGCTGTCGGCTGCGCGGGAGTGGCACCGCCAGGTCGTCGGTGTGCTGGCCCGCCTGCACGAGGCCTGA
- a CDS encoding glycosyltransferase family 2 protein, with the protein MTAAASTAPVRVSVVVPVFTPGAGFDELIASLDRQTLSARQFEVLLCDDGSGEPTDSRLAEVARRRPNVRVLTLPHSGWPGTPRNHGIDAARGEYVFFVDQDDWLFDGALKDLCDYADRHGSDVIVGKEVGIGRRIPAGIFRRDIPHAQLGVDPLLEMLTPHKMFRTSFLRQNGIRFPEGRVRLEDHLFVMQAYFAADTISILASRPCYAWVKHPGSASAARIDPETYFPHLERVLDLVDEHTEPGPLRDTLLRHWYRGKILARLEGKRVVRYPAEYRKRFLDVVTPIAQQRFGPGVADGLSFPLRVRSALLRAGRREDLSRFAEFEAGIVCRAEVASARWSRGGRLALTVRVRFLREGREGEDGEGGLVFERVVVGAEVAGADAGGAVAGADAGARETSGADAAASSAKTATLWKPPEELGSDFLSAHARDATRDLRLDRVELTLLEGPHRVERRIPGRGRLKAGRARVRLDPLRVFGRDDASLGGTLVARVRHAGWTFETPLRAEPTVLAEAERSPLLAGRACGLRAAEDGSVEFYRVWPGGRLRDLAARAVRRVPLARARDVAGKVGRRARAVVR; encoded by the coding sequence ATGACGGCAGCGGCATCCACCGCCCCGGTGCGCGTGAGTGTGGTCGTCCCCGTCTTCACCCCGGGCGCAGGGTTCGATGAGCTCATCGCGTCGCTGGACCGGCAGACCCTGAGCGCACGCCAGTTCGAGGTGCTGCTGTGCGACGACGGCTCGGGCGAGCCCACGGACAGTCGCCTGGCCGAGGTCGCGCGCCGGCGGCCGAACGTCCGCGTGCTGACGCTGCCGCACAGCGGATGGCCGGGAACACCCCGCAATCACGGGATCGATGCGGCCCGCGGCGAATACGTCTTCTTCGTCGACCAGGACGACTGGCTGTTCGACGGCGCGCTCAAGGATCTCTGCGACTACGCCGATCGCCACGGGTCGGACGTCATCGTCGGCAAGGAGGTCGGCATCGGCCGTCGCATCCCGGCCGGGATCTTCCGCCGCGACATCCCGCACGCACAGCTGGGCGTCGACCCCCTGCTGGAGATGCTGACCCCGCACAAGATGTTCCGCACGTCGTTCCTGCGGCAGAACGGCATCCGCTTTCCCGAGGGTCGGGTGCGGCTGGAGGACCACCTCTTCGTGATGCAGGCGTACTTCGCCGCCGACACGATCTCCATCCTCGCGAGCCGCCCTTGCTACGCGTGGGTCAAGCACCCCGGCAGCGCCAGCGCCGCGCGCATCGATCCGGAGACGTACTTCCCGCACCTGGAACGGGTGCTGGACCTCGTCGACGAGCACACCGAGCCGGGGCCGTTGCGCGACACGCTGCTGCGGCACTGGTACCGGGGCAAGATCCTCGCGCGGCTCGAGGGCAAGCGGGTGGTGCGGTACCCCGCGGAGTATCGCAAGCGCTTCCTCGACGTCGTGACCCCCATCGCCCAGCAGCGCTTCGGGCCCGGTGTGGCGGACGGGCTCTCGTTCCCGTTGCGGGTGCGCTCGGCGCTGCTGCGCGCCGGCCGACGTGAGGACCTGTCGCGGTTCGCGGAGTTCGAGGCGGGCATCGTGTGCCGTGCCGAGGTGGCATCCGCCCGCTGGTCGCGCGGCGGGCGCCTCGCGCTGACCGTGCGGGTGCGGTTCCTGCGGGAAGGGCGGGAGGGCGAGGACGGTGAGGGCGGTCTCGTCTTCGAGCGGGTTGTGGTGGGGGCGGAGGTGGCGGGAGCGGATGCCGGTGGTGCGGTGGCGGGGGCGGATGCCGGTGCGAGGGAAACCTCCGGCGCAGACGCCGCGGCGTCGAGCGCCAAGACCGCCACCCTCTGGAAGCCGCCGGAAGAGCTCGGTTCGGACTTCCTCTCCGCGCACGCGCGCGATGCGACGCGCGATCTTCGTCTCGACCGGGTGGAGCTGACCTTGCTCGAAGGGCCTCATCGCGTCGAGCGGCGGATCCCGGGGCGGGGGCGCCTGAAGGCCGGGCGGGCTCGGGTGCGACTCGATCCGCTGCGCGTGTTCGGCCGCGACGATGCGTCGCTGGGGGGCACCCTCGTCGCTCGCGTGCGCCACGCGGGATGGACCTTCGAGACGCCGCTGCGCGCTGAGCCGACGGTCCTCGCCGAGGCGGAGCGCTCGCCGCTCCTGGCGGGTCGGGCGTGCGGGCTGCGCGCCGCCGAGGACGGTTCGGTCGAGTTCTACCGGGTGTGGCCCGGTGGGCGGCTGCGGGATCTCGCCGCCCGGGCGGTGCGACGCGTGCCCCTCGCGCGCGCGCGCGACGTCGCCGGGAAAGTCGGCCGCCGGGCCCGCGCGGTCGTGCGCTGA
- a CDS encoding phytoene desaturase family protein, whose product MSGLDAIVVGAGPNGLAAAVTLARAGLAVRVYERASQAGGGARTQELTQPGFWHDGCSAVHPLALASPFFRAFELSRRIELLTPEVSFAHPLPGRAGVAYRDIDRTAAELGRDGRAYRRLFAPLAARSLEIAQFTGSNLVGIPRHPLAAALFALRTAEQGTPLWNARFSDETAPAMITGVSAHAIVHQPSLVGAGAGLALQAHAHAGGWPIPRGGSQAIVDAMIADIVAHGGEVITDHEVTSLRQLPAARATVMDVTPRALLRWAGDDLPPRYRRALQAFRYGNAAAKVDFALSGPVPWSDPRVAQAGTVHLGGTRRDIARAENEVAHGRHATEPYVLVSQPSVLDDTRAPGDAQTLWTYTHVPAGSTVDQREAIVRTIERAAPGFRDLIIDSRSVTAAQLPDENPNYVDGDISAGAATLRQLVRRPVVSTDPWRTPLPGVYLCGASTSPGPGVHGLSGWYAARSALRATFGIRKPPSLARE is encoded by the coding sequence ATGAGCGGGCTCGACGCCATCGTCGTCGGCGCCGGCCCCAACGGGCTGGCCGCGGCGGTCACGCTGGCTCGGGCGGGACTGGCGGTGCGCGTCTACGAGCGGGCATCGCAGGCCGGGGGCGGGGCGCGCACGCAGGAGCTCACCCAGCCCGGGTTCTGGCACGACGGGTGCTCGGCCGTGCACCCGCTCGCGCTGGCATCGCCGTTCTTCCGCGCGTTCGAACTCAGCCGGCGCATCGAGCTGCTGACGCCGGAGGTGTCGTTCGCCCATCCGCTGCCCGGTCGCGCCGGCGTCGCCTACCGCGACATCGACCGGACCGCCGCCGAGCTCGGTCGCGACGGCCGGGCGTACCGGCGCCTGTTCGCACCGCTCGCCGCCCGGTCGCTCGAGATCGCGCAGTTCACGGGGTCGAATCTGGTCGGCATCCCGCGGCATCCGCTGGCGGCCGCCCTCTTCGCCCTCCGCACCGCCGAGCAGGGGACGCCGCTGTGGAACGCCCGGTTCTCGGATGAGACGGCGCCGGCGATGATCACCGGGGTGTCGGCGCACGCCATCGTGCACCAGCCCTCCCTCGTGGGCGCGGGGGCCGGTCTGGCGCTGCAGGCCCACGCGCACGCGGGCGGGTGGCCGATCCCGCGCGGCGGCAGCCAGGCCATCGTCGACGCGATGATCGCCGACATCGTCGCCCACGGCGGCGAAGTGATCACCGACCATGAGGTGACGTCGCTGCGGCAGCTTCCCGCCGCCCGCGCGACGGTGATGGACGTGACGCCGCGGGCCCTGCTGCGCTGGGCCGGGGACGACCTGCCGCCGCGCTACCGACGCGCGCTGCAGGCGTTCCGCTACGGCAACGCCGCGGCGAAGGTGGACTTCGCGCTGTCGGGCCCGGTCCCCTGGTCGGATCCCCGCGTGGCGCAGGCCGGGACGGTGCACCTGGGCGGCACGCGGCGCGACATCGCGCGCGCCGAGAACGAGGTCGCCCACGGTCGCCACGCCACCGAGCCCTACGTGCTGGTGTCGCAGCCGTCGGTCCTCGACGACACGCGTGCGCCGGGCGACGCGCAGACGCTCTGGACGTACACGCACGTGCCGGCCGGCTCGACCGTGGATCAGCGCGAGGCGATCGTGCGGACGATCGAGCGCGCCGCTCCCGGGTTCCGGGACCTCATCATCGACAGCCGCAGCGTCACCGCGGCGCAGCTGCCCGACGAGAATCCGAACTACGTCGACGGCGACATCAGCGCGGGGGCCGCGACCCTGCGCCAGCTGGTGCGTCGCCCGGTGGTCTCGACCGATCCGTGGCGCACGCCCCTGCCCGGGGTGTATCTGTGCGGGGCGTCGACCTCCCCGGGACCGGGAGTCCACGGTCTGTCGGGGTGGTACGCCGCACGCTCCGCCCTGCGCGCGACCTTCGGCATCCGCAAGCCCCCTTCCCTCGCTCGCGAGTGA